In one window of Gloeomargarita sp. SKYB120 DNA:
- a CDS encoding DUF1997 domain-containing protein: MSEFTAFHSTFSDCMPMYAPAAVVGRYLDAHQAWFRRCADPMQAEPIGQTGYALKLGRFGALGYELEPCIGLDLLPADQQTYRIRTIPVPGFEPEDYRVDFQARLTLVETPVPADVQAELPNLTVMTRVEWVLDLGVEVRFPRFIQVLPESLIQRTGEALLRQVVRQISRRLTRRVQEDFHRSQGLPMPRPVHQFRWYRRRPAPTR; the protein is encoded by the coding sequence ATGAGTGAGTTTACCGCCTTTCACAGCACGTTTAGCGACTGTATGCCCATGTATGCGCCAGCGGCGGTGGTGGGGAGGTATTTGGACGCGCATCAAGCCTGGTTCCGGCGCTGTGCTGACCCTATGCAAGCGGAACCCATCGGCCAAACCGGTTACGCCCTGAAATTAGGTCGCTTTGGTGCGCTGGGTTACGAGCTGGAACCTTGCATTGGGTTGGATTTACTGCCAGCAGACCAGCAGACCTACCGCATTCGCACCATCCCCGTGCCAGGCTTTGAACCGGAGGACTACCGGGTGGATTTTCAGGCCCGTTTGACGCTGGTGGAAACGCCAGTGCCTGCGGATGTGCAAGCAGAATTGCCCAATCTAACTGTGATGACGCGGGTGGAATGGGTGCTGGACCTAGGCGTGGAGGTGCGCTTCCCCCGCTTTATTCAGGTGTTGCCAGAATCCTTGATCCAACGGACGGGCGAGGCGCTGTTGCGGCAAGTGGTGCGGCAAATTTCCCGGCGATTGACCCGTCGGGTTCAGGAGGACTTTCACCGCAGCCAGGGGTTGCCCATGCCCCGTCCCGTCCATCAATTCCGCTGGTATCGCCGTCGTCCAGCACCGACCCGTTGA
- a CDS encoding DUF1997 domain-containing protein, with protein MLVHFQAQESVTIPVPRQPIPIEHYLRQPQRLVYAIADPRQVEELGEQIYRLKMRPRNFFSFTIQPVVDVRVWTEPSNILRLQSVGCEIRGVPYIDRRFRLNLTGTLQAVRSSRCSSLVGHANLQVDVDVPPPLNLMPKPMVEAAGNSLLASVLGLIKQQLTRQLMADYQQWVASTMQAEAEAHGTLAWET; from the coding sequence ATGCTAGTCCATTTTCAGGCGCAAGAATCCGTGACGATACCGGTGCCCCGCCAGCCGATTCCGATTGAACACTACCTGCGGCAACCCCAGCGGCTGGTCTATGCGATTGCCGACCCGCGCCAGGTGGAGGAGTTGGGAGAGCAAATCTATCGCCTGAAGATGCGCCCCCGCAATTTTTTTTCGTTCACGATTCAGCCAGTGGTGGATGTCCGGGTGTGGACGGAGCCGTCGAATATCCTGCGGTTGCAGTCGGTGGGGTGTGAAATTCGGGGCGTGCCTTACATTGACCGGCGGTTTCGCCTGAATTTGACAGGGACGTTGCAGGCGGTGCGTTCATCCCGCTGTTCGTCGCTGGTGGGTCACGCCAACTTGCAGGTGGATGTGGATGTGCCGCCCCCGCTGAACCTGATGCCCAAGCCGATGGTGGAAGCCGCGGGCAACAGTCTGCTCGCCAGTGTGCTGGGTCTCATCAAGCAGCAATTGACGCGCCAGTTGATGGCCGATTACCAGCAGTGGGTGGCTAGCACAATGCAGGCAGAAGCAGAAGCTCACGGGACGTTGGCCTGGGAAACCTGA
- a CDS encoding ribonuclease HII, protein MLTHLRLGVDEVGRGALCGPVVCAAVVLDAAGEAELRRLGLRESKQLSPRQRQAWVPRIQRIAKAWHIAWADPWEIDTLNILQATLLAMRRAVMAISLAPAICLVDGNHPIPDLPYPQQTVVDGDQTEIPIAAASVLAKVWRDEHLDQLSHEYPVYDLARNKGYASPTHRRALQRYGPSSIHRLSFRPCQVSQANVP, encoded by the coding sequence ATGCTAACCCACCTGCGCCTGGGCGTGGATGAAGTCGGTCGGGGTGCCCTTTGCGGTCCGGTGGTCTGTGCAGCGGTGGTTCTGGATGCCGCTGGGGAAGCCGAACTCCGCCGCTTGGGACTGCGCGAAAGTAAACAACTTTCCCCCCGCCAGCGACAGGCTTGGGTTCCCCGCATTCAGCGAATTGCTAAAGCTTGGCACATTGCCTGGGCCGACCCCTGGGAAATTGACACTCTCAACATCCTGCAAGCCACGCTGTTAGCCATGCGCCGGGCAGTCATGGCCATTTCCCTCGCGCCCGCGATTTGTCTAGTGGATGGCAACCACCCCATTCCCGACCTGCCCTATCCCCAGCAGACAGTCGTAGACGGTGACCAGACGGAAATTCCCATTGCTGCCGCCAGTGTCCTTGCCAAAGTCTGGCGCGATGAGCACTTGGACCAGTTGAGCCACGAATACCCCGTCTACGACTTAGCCCGCAACAAAGGCTATGCCAGTCCCACCCATCGCCGGGCATTGCAGCGTTATGGCCCCAGTAGCATCCACCGGCTGTCGTTTCGCCCCTGTCAGGTTTCCCAGGCCAACGTCCCGTGA
- a CDS encoding heterodisulfide reductase-related iron-sulfur binding cluster has translation MPSPGFDSQHPPSQAIIDTCVHCGFCLTTCPSYRVLGTEMDSPRGRIYQMNVILQGEIALETATVGHFDSCLGCLACVTACPSGVRYDELIAATRAQIQRNYRRPWSERLVRTVLFQLLPYPERLRLVAPALWLYQRLGLNRWLPQWLRRVSSSLAAMAELLPPLTLHQLLPRPWPTVLPAQGERRYRVGVILGCVQRLFNPEVNAATVRVLQAVGCEVVIPPQQGCCAALPCHQGETRQAQTLARWMIDCFRPYDLDAIVINASGCGHTLKEYGRLLAEDQEYRNVAAAFSGKVKDVQEFLATIEFPVPLHPLSSQPLTVVYQDACHMIHGQKISLQPRQLLRRIPGIELREPLDAALCCGSAGVYNFLQPETAAELGRQKVTNLLNTGAQVIASANIGCTVQIQHYLRERGATTPVYHPVQLLDHAIRNQPLELSQRVGAGRRRYQRN, from the coding sequence ATGCCATCCCCCGGTTTTGACAGCCAGCATCCCCCATCGCAGGCCATCATTGACACTTGTGTTCACTGCGGGTTTTGCTTGACAACTTGCCCGAGTTACCGGGTGCTGGGAACGGAAATGGACTCCCCGCGCGGGCGCATTTACCAGATGAATGTCATTCTTCAAGGGGAGATTGCTTTAGAAACTGCAACCGTTGGTCACTTCGACAGTTGTTTGGGGTGTCTTGCCTGTGTCACGGCTTGCCCATCGGGGGTGCGTTATGACGAGTTAATCGCAGCAACGCGGGCGCAAATCCAGCGCAACTACCGGCGGCCCTGGTCGGAACGATTGGTGCGCACAGTGCTCTTTCAACTGTTGCCCTACCCAGAACGACTACGGCTAGTGGCTCCGGCCCTGTGGTTGTATCAACGCCTGGGATTGAACCGCTGGTTGCCTCAATGGTTGCGCCGTGTGTCTTCTTCACTGGCGGCGATGGCCGAACTATTACCGCCTTTGACGCTCCATCAACTGTTGCCCCGGCCTTGGCCCACCGTGCTACCGGCGCAAGGGGAACGGCGTTACCGGGTGGGCGTGATCCTAGGTTGTGTGCAGCGGTTATTCAACCCGGAGGTCAATGCGGCGACGGTGCGGGTGTTGCAAGCGGTTGGGTGTGAAGTGGTGATTCCGCCGCAGCAGGGGTGTTGCGCCGCTTTGCCCTGTCACCAGGGGGAAACCCGCCAAGCCCAAACCCTGGCCCGTTGGATGATTGACTGCTTCCGCCCCTACGACCTGGACGCCATTGTGATTAACGCTTCGGGGTGCGGGCACACGCTCAAGGAATACGGGCGGCTTCTAGCCGAGGACCAGGAGTACCGCAACGTGGCCGCTGCCTTTAGTGGCAAGGTCAAGGATGTCCAGGAGTTTTTGGCAACCATCGAATTTCCAGTGCCCTTGCACCCACTGAGTTCCCAACCCCTGACCGTCGTTTACCAAGACGCTTGCCACATGATTCACGGTCAAAAAATCAGCCTGCAACCCCGGCAATTGTTGCGCCGCATTCCAGGCATCGAATTGCGCGAGCCGCTCGATGCTGCTTTGTGTTGTGGGAGCGCTGGCGTCTATAACTTTTTGCAACCGGAAACCGCAGCGGAATTGGGTCGCCAAAAGGTCACGAATTTACTCAACACCGGCGCCCAGGTCATAGCGTCTGCCAACATTGGTTGCACGGTACAGATTCAACACTATTTGCGGGAACGAGGGGCAACCACACCCGTTTATCATCCTGTGCAGTTGCTGGACCACGCGATTCGCAACCAACCGCTGGAACTGTCTCAACGGGTCGGTGCTGGACGACGGCGATACCAGCGGAATTGA
- the lnt gene encoding apolipoprotein N-acyltransferase, producing the protein MAKQRLSPLLVGLSGLALGGSLGESWAWPLAWVGLVPLWWVTERRDAWKWGMLWGAAYHGAALSWLVHLHPLTWLGIPWSLSLVIALAIWLFVTLWGAVGVGLWAGLTSRVIQPWVRLWVGLALWCGGETLATRTCLWWSTLALTQSPGNPTFLHLGQLSGPVTPVAWLLLVNGVLALAIRYPLPIVLPLALGLFGLGHSLGWFLQVTAPPEGFLASLTVGIVQPNIPNPVRFTSQGQAQMLERLQAGYTTLAQRGADMVLTPEGALGGEFSPNHALVGLVQRWRIPLVLGAYGRRQGRLTNSLFVLDGHGQVVGRYDKVKIVPLGEFIPGERWLGPWVRRISALPESQTPGPLSQSVQTRMSPVIAGICYDSAFAPVFREQARRGGEWILTAANNDPYPPRMMRQHQAQDVLRAIETDRWLARATNTGISGVISPRGRIVWQAPPRTNVVHLARIYRRTHLTPYVRYGDWLTPLLLGISGLSWCMDGRLAQPRNG; encoded by the coding sequence ATGGCAAAACAGCGGTTATCTCCCCTGCTTGTGGGGCTATCGGGACTGGCGCTGGGTGGAAGTCTGGGGGAAAGCTGGGCTTGGCCCTTGGCTTGGGTGGGACTGGTGCCCCTGTGGTGGGTGACGGAACGACGAGACGCCTGGAAATGGGGGATGCTCTGGGGTGCGGCTTACCACGGCGCGGCCTTGTCCTGGCTGGTGCACCTGCATCCCCTGACGTGGCTGGGCATTCCCTGGAGCCTGAGTTTGGTCATTGCCCTGGCCATCTGGCTGTTTGTGACGCTATGGGGCGCTGTGGGCGTTGGTCTCTGGGCGGGACTCACTAGCCGGGTGATACAACCCTGGGTGCGTTTATGGGTTGGCCTTGCCCTGTGGTGTGGGGGAGAAACGCTAGCCACTCGCACCTGCCTGTGGTGGAGTACGCTGGCGCTCACCCAAAGTCCTGGCAATCCCACGTTTTTGCACTTGGGACAACTGTCTGGGCCGGTCACGCCGGTGGCCTGGCTGTTGCTGGTCAATGGGGTGCTGGCGTTGGCGATTCGCTATCCACTGCCAATCGTTTTACCCTTGGCGCTGGGGTTGTTTGGCCTGGGACACAGCCTGGGGTGGTTCTTGCAGGTGACGGCCCCGCCGGAAGGGTTTTTGGCGTCGCTCACCGTGGGCATTGTTCAACCCAACATCCCCAACCCCGTGCGGTTTACGTCCCAGGGGCAGGCGCAGATGCTGGAACGGTTACAGGCCGGTTATACCACCTTGGCGCAACGGGGAGCGGATATGGTGCTCACGCCGGAAGGGGCGCTAGGAGGGGAGTTTTCCCCCAATCATGCCTTGGTAGGGTTGGTGCAACGCTGGCGCATTCCCCTGGTGCTAGGAGCCTATGGGCGACGCCAGGGACGCTTGACCAACAGCTTGTTTGTTTTAGACGGGCACGGGCAGGTTGTCGGGCGCTACGACAAAGTAAAGATAGTGCCGCTGGGGGAATTTATCCCGGGGGAACGCTGGCTAGGGCCGTGGGTGCGGCGGATTTCCGCATTACCAGAATCCCAAACCCCTGGCCCCCTGTCCCAATCCGTCCAGACCAGGATGAGTCCCGTGATAGCCGGCATTTGTTACGACTCAGCGTTTGCGCCGGTGTTTCGGGAACAAGCGCGCCGGGGGGGCGAATGGATTCTCACAGCGGCCAACAACGACCCCTATCCCCCCCGCATGATGCGCCAACACCAGGCTCAGGATGTCTTGCGCGCGATTGAGACCGACCGTTGGCTAGCACGGGCCACCAATACCGGCATTTCTGGCGTCATTAGCCCCCGTGGTCGCATCGTTTGGCAAGCGCCGCCCCGTACAAACGTGGTACATTT